A portion of the Burkholderia pseudomultivorans genome contains these proteins:
- a CDS encoding DUF2182 domain-containing protein, whose protein sequence is MNAVSRPRLFVPLAVTLIAAAWVILWAWDSSPYARYLHYVDWSETGLAGLCSVAPAGLVVVPAVLHIAAWLLIIVAMMLPTMLPLLQIFERLTAARPDRKRLLLLVVLGYLSVWSAFGLLAHASDAGLHELVRRTPWLAWHGWVVGAAILALAGGYQFSSIKYRCLDKCRSPLMFVSEQWHGSNAHRDSFLLGIRHGLFCVGCCWVLMCLMFAVGTGSIGWMLALGAVMSAEKNLPHGRRLSAPLGIVLLGWAVLIVVNGLPN, encoded by the coding sequence ATGAACGCGGTTTCGCGCCCCCGACTGTTCGTGCCGCTGGCGGTCACGCTGATCGCCGCGGCGTGGGTCATCCTATGGGCGTGGGACAGCAGCCCTTACGCTCGCTACCTGCATTACGTCGACTGGTCTGAAACAGGCTTGGCCGGATTGTGCAGCGTGGCCCCGGCGGGCCTCGTCGTTGTTCCGGCCGTTCTGCACATCGCCGCGTGGCTATTGATCATCGTGGCCATGATGTTGCCGACCATGCTGCCGTTGCTGCAGATATTCGAGCGGTTGACAGCCGCGCGCCCGGATCGCAAGCGCCTGCTGCTGCTGGTGGTGCTCGGTTATCTGTCCGTGTGGAGCGCGTTCGGCCTCCTTGCTCACGCAAGCGATGCGGGCCTGCACGAACTGGTGCGGCGGACACCGTGGCTGGCGTGGCATGGATGGGTCGTCGGTGCCGCCATACTGGCGCTCGCAGGCGGGTATCAGTTCAGTTCGATCAAGTACCGGTGTCTCGACAAATGTCGCTCCCCGCTGATGTTTGTCAGCGAGCAGTGGCACGGAAGCAACGCGCATCGCGACAGCTTCCTGCTCGGGATACGTCATGGCCTGTTTTGCGTCGGATGTTGCTGGGTGCTGATGTGCCTGATGTTTGCCGTTGGTACCGGCAGCATTGGATGGATGCTGGCGCTCGGCGCAGTGATGTCGGCCGAGAAGAATCTGCCCCACGGACGCCGACTTAGCGCACCGTTGGGCATCGTCCTGCTAGGGTGGGCGGTGCTGATCGTCGTCAACGGGCTGCCGAACTGA
- a CDS encoding DUF1326 domain-containing protein: MSYSLEGRILEVCDCKVLCPCWIGEDPDNGTCKATVAYHYDKGAVDGVDISGLTVACAAFLPGNVLQGNWRVILFIDERASDAQYEALASVYRGEHGGPIADFAQLFGEIVAIERAPIAFDVQEGKGTLKVGNATYAELEPYLGPTGEPTKLVESIFSTIPGSPAFVGKAGTFRMHEPKLDIDVDLHGHNAIQGYFAFQS, from the coding sequence ATGAGCTACAGCCTGGAGGGACGCATACTGGAAGTGTGCGATTGCAAGGTACTTTGCCCCTGCTGGATCGGCGAGGATCCCGACAACGGCACCTGCAAGGCGACCGTCGCCTATCACTATGACAAGGGCGCAGTGGACGGTGTGGACATATCGGGATTGACGGTCGCCTGTGCCGCATTCCTTCCGGGCAACGTGTTGCAGGGCAACTGGCGTGTGATCCTTTTCATCGACGAGCGCGCGAGCGACGCCCAATACGAGGCGCTCGCCAGCGTCTATCGGGGCGAGCACGGCGGCCCGATAGCCGATTTCGCCCAACTGTTCGGCGAGATCGTGGCGATCGAGCGCGCCCCGATCGCGTTCGACGTGCAGGAGGGCAAAGGCACCCTCAAGGTCGGCAACGCCACTTACGCCGAACTCGAACCGTACCTCGGCCCCACCGGCGAGCCGACGAAACTGGTCGAAAGCATTTTCTCGACGATTCCAGGGTCCCCCGCGTTCGTCGGCAAGGCCGGCACGTTCCGGATGCACGAACCGAAACTCGACATCGATGTCGATCTGCACGGACACAACGCCATTCAAGGATATTTCGCCTTCCAGTCGTGA